One window from the genome of Nicotiana tomentosiformis chromosome 5, ASM39032v3, whole genome shotgun sequence encodes:
- the LOC138891977 gene encoding secreted RxLR effector protein 161-like codes for MEDSKEIDTLIATATKLDLDKPGSSVDRKIYKGIIGSLLYLTASRRDIIFNVGLCARFQANLKESHLKTVKRILRYLKGTTDLCIWYPKDNNLDLVGYVDADYVGFLVDKKSTSGMTHFLVSCLVSWATKNQNCVALSTAEADYMVVASCCAQLLWIKK; via the coding sequence atggaagattccaaagaaattgacactcttaTAGCAACAGCCACGAAATTGGATCTGGAtaaacctggttcatctgttgatcgaAAAATATATAAGGGAATAATTggctctttgttatatctcactgctagtagacgtGATATTATTTTTAatgtaggcctttgtgctagatttcaggcaaatctaaaggagtctcacttgaagACTGttaagaggatcttgagatacctaaaaggaaCCACTGATCTTTGCATATGGTATCCAAAAGATAATAATTTGGATTTAGTGGgatatgttgatgctgattatgtAGGCTTTCTTGTTGATAAAaagagcacttcaggtatgacACACTTTCTTGTCTCATGTCTTgtatcttgggccaccaaaaaccAAAACTGTGTGGCTttgtctactgctgaagctgactATATGGTtgttgcctcatgttgtgctcaattgttgtggattaaGAAATAA